A portion of the Pseudomonas koreensis genome contains these proteins:
- a CDS encoding methyltransferase, whose amino-acid sequence MSDRHFDQLATRFAEKIYGGAKGAIRLAVLQADLTEALPDRPLRVLDIGGGLGHMSLWLAERGHDVTFTEPAEPMLEGARQRFAEAGQSATFIQAPWQELPGQLTEPYDLVICHAVLEWLAEPHAILPVLHQLTAPGGWLSLAFYNRDALIYRNLLKGHFKKMRKNVMAGEKQSLTPQQPLDPRELATQLAGMWQVESQSGVRVFHDYMPVEFQARAELADLLEMELAHRRHPGFAGLGRYLHWICRPI is encoded by the coding sequence ATGAGCGACCGTCATTTCGACCAGTTGGCCACGCGCTTCGCCGAAAAAATCTACGGCGGCGCCAAAGGCGCGATTCGCCTCGCGGTATTACAGGCCGATCTGACCGAGGCCTTGCCGGATCGGCCGCTGCGCGTGCTGGATATCGGCGGGGGCCTGGGGCACATGTCTCTGTGGCTGGCCGAGCGCGGTCATGACGTCACCTTCACCGAGCCCGCCGAGCCGATGCTCGAAGGTGCGCGTCAGCGTTTTGCCGAGGCCGGACAAAGCGCGACGTTCATTCAGGCGCCATGGCAGGAACTGCCCGGTCAGCTCACCGAGCCCTACGATCTGGTGATCTGCCACGCCGTGCTGGAATGGCTCGCCGAGCCCCACGCGATCCTGCCGGTGCTGCATCAGTTGACCGCGCCCGGCGGCTGGCTGTCGCTGGCGTTCTACAACCGTGATGCGCTGATTTATCGCAATCTGCTCAAAGGCCATTTCAAGAAAATGCGCAAGAACGTCATGGCTGGCGAAAAGCAGAGCCTGACTCCGCAACAGCCTCTCGATCCACGGGAATTGGCGACGCAACTCGCCGGAATGTGGCAGGTCGAAAGTCAGAGCGGCGTACGGGTATTTCACGATTACATGCCGGTGGAATTCCAGGCCCGCGCCGAACTGGCGGACTTGCTGGAAATGGAACTCGCGCACCGTCGTCACCCAGGCTTCGCCGGGCTTGGGCGTTACTTGCACTGGATCTGCCGGCCGATCTGA
- a CDS encoding DUF4123 domain-containing protein has protein sequence MSGAALEPMAQWLLLDTPDAARALQTLRQGFADVQRHRLFDGTEFQPVSEHGPVLVDLRESPALTALCLRDPDTWRGLLLSCEIPAQQLISHLQRMLTVSFGLNHRALLSYYNRQTASYFFDACDAEQLSRWLGPIRQLRWFGGTWADRAIGSQGWQQLRNPGLLVEPLGVEESLTRRQRERLQSCLLEQHIWRWCQSLSTDYQTISVHVQQGLALGFSDRVVLDGWLWLRLLHPRAVLVAPPAGLTQQERLDHLRRQWGAAD, from the coding sequence ATGAGCGGCGCGGCGCTTGAACCCATGGCGCAATGGCTGTTGCTCGATACCCCGGACGCGGCACGCGCCCTGCAGACCTTGCGCCAGGGGTTCGCCGATGTGCAGCGTCACCGGTTGTTCGACGGCACCGAATTTCAACCGGTCAGCGAGCACGGCCCGGTCCTCGTTGACTTGCGCGAAAGTCCGGCATTGACCGCCTTGTGCCTGCGCGACCCGGACACCTGGCGCGGCCTGTTGCTGAGCTGCGAGATACCGGCGCAGCAGTTGATCAGCCACTTGCAGCGCATGCTCACCGTCTCCTTCGGTTTGAATCACCGAGCCTTGCTCAGCTATTACAACCGCCAGACCGCCAGCTACTTCTTCGACGCTTGCGACGCCGAGCAACTGAGTCGCTGGCTCGGGCCGATTCGCCAGTTGCGCTGGTTTGGCGGCACCTGGGCCGACCGCGCCATTGGCAGTCAGGGCTGGCAACAACTGCGTAATCCCGGCTTGCTCGTCGAGCCGCTGGGCGTTGAAGAAAGCCTGACCCGACGCCAGCGCGAACGCCTGCAAAGCTGCCTGCTGGAGCAACACATCTGGCGCTGGTGCCAGTCTCTGAGCACCGATTACCAGACGATCTCTGTGCATGTGCAACAAGGTCTGGCGCTGGGTTTCAGCGATCGCGTTGTGCTCGATGGCTGGCTGTGGCTGCGCCTGCTGCACCCGCGCGCCGTGCTGGTTGCGCCGCCGGCCGGTCTGACCCAGCAGGAACGGCTCGACCATCTACGTCGGCAGTGGGGCGCGGCGGACTGA
- a CDS encoding DUF4136 domain-containing protein, protein MFRRLALLAFAALLSACAANQVNHDFDASRDFAAYRSWSWKDPALQYRPDDPRIKSDLTEQRIRQAVSDQLDQRGLRPAAGGGKGDLNVQTYLIVEDRQQQVTTNYGGGWGGPWNGYWGAPMYNETRNITYKVATIQIDLLDGKDGKLVWRGSDEQMLSSRPNPADRSNAIRETVARILANYPPR, encoded by the coding sequence ATGTTCCGCCGTCTCGCTCTACTCGCTTTTGCCGCGCTGCTCAGTGCCTGCGCTGCCAACCAGGTCAATCACGACTTCGACGCCAGCCGCGACTTTGCCGCTTATCGCAGCTGGAGCTGGAAAGATCCGGCCCTGCAATACCGCCCCGATGATCCGCGCATCAAGAGTGACCTGACCGAACAGCGCATCCGCCAGGCGGTGTCCGATCAACTCGATCAGCGCGGTTTGCGCCCGGCGGCTGGCGGCGGCAAGGGTGATCTGAATGTGCAGACCTACCTGATCGTCGAGGATCGGCAGCAGCAGGTGACGACCAATTACGGCGGCGGTTGGGGCGGACCGTGGAACGGCTACTGGGGCGCGCCGATGTACAACGAAACGCGCAACATCACCTACAAGGTCGCGACCATTCAGATCGACCTGCTCGACGGCAAGGACGGCAAACTGGTCTGGCGCGGCAGCGATGAACAGATGCTCAGCAGCCGCCCGAATCCGGCGGATCGCAGCAATGCCATTCGCGAGACCGTGGCGCGGATTCTGGCGAACTATCCACCGCGTTGA
- a CDS encoding type VI secretion system Vgr family protein: MFDPVNEPSFRLDVAGLSDPFEVLAFTGREALSEPFVFEIDVVIDDPHLDLAGLLHRSAFLCFGPPGQGVHGQLHSLVQHEHGHGLRLSRVRLGPKLGCLELRVSQRIFSGRSVPQIIEQVLREHGVVGLQRRFDLHRDYPARTFCTQYHESDLQLLQRLCAEARIHYYFEHHRDRHCLVFGDDPTRMPRADVAHYQGEHEHHCVAPAVRQWQLHEDSQASQRGPNAEGHSDLPALRSGQWLPLDGHPFIECNRPWLLTRIEHRADQSLEPPYGNRLFAAARVPVCAPAATQPKQRMHSLQRAWVVSVDEAQPDCSRPVAVQFDWLYQGEGAAPSHCWLPLAPTLSDLPSAALAEGVEVVVSFLEGDPDQPVVSGVLQPSVLPEDAVGDDAPSALPELLVSDGLQQLLQSGEPLLLLCLMPGGGSFNHCAESVCSCRLLTALDQSSAR; this comes from the coding sequence ATGTTCGATCCAGTCAACGAGCCGTCGTTTCGTCTCGATGTAGCGGGCCTGTCCGACCCCTTCGAAGTTCTGGCCTTTACCGGAAGGGAGGCGCTCAGCGAACCCTTTGTCTTCGAGATCGATGTGGTGATCGACGATCCGCACCTTGATCTCGCCGGTCTGCTGCATCGTTCCGCGTTCCTGTGCTTCGGCCCGCCCGGGCAGGGTGTGCACGGGCAATTGCACAGCCTTGTCCAGCATGAACACGGCCATGGTCTGCGCTTGAGCCGAGTGCGTCTCGGGCCGAAGCTTGGCTGCCTCGAATTGCGCGTCAGTCAGCGCATTTTCAGCGGCCGCTCTGTTCCGCAGATCATCGAGCAGGTCCTGCGCGAGCACGGCGTCGTCGGCCTGCAACGACGCTTCGACCTGCACCGCGACTACCCGGCCCGTACCTTCTGCACGCAGTATCACGAATCCGATCTGCAACTGCTCCAGCGCCTGTGCGCAGAGGCGCGCATTCACTATTACTTCGAGCATCACCGTGACCGGCATTGCCTGGTATTCGGCGACGATCCGACGCGGATGCCCCGTGCAGACGTCGCGCACTATCAGGGCGAGCATGAGCACCATTGCGTCGCTCCAGCCGTGCGCCAATGGCAGCTGCACGAAGACTCACAGGCCAGCCAGCGCGGACCGAATGCCGAAGGGCACAGCGATTTGCCAGCGCTGCGCAGCGGTCAGTGGTTGCCGCTGGACGGCCATCCGTTCATCGAGTGCAACCGCCCATGGTTGCTGACCCGCATCGAACACCGTGCCGATCAGTCTCTCGAACCGCCCTATGGCAATCGGTTGTTCGCGGCCGCGCGGGTGCCAGTCTGTGCACCCGCCGCTACGCAACCCAAGCAACGCATGCACAGCCTGCAGCGTGCCTGGGTGGTCTCTGTCGATGAAGCGCAACCTGATTGCTCGCGGCCGGTCGCGGTGCAATTCGACTGGCTCTATCAGGGCGAGGGCGCAGCGCCGAGCCATTGCTGGCTGCCGCTCGCGCCAACCCTGAGCGATTTGCCTTCGGCGGCGCTGGCCGAAGGCGTGGAGGTCGTGGTGAGTTTTCTTGAAGGCGATCCTGATCAACCGGTGGTCAGTGGCGTTCTCCAGCCCTCGGTGTTGCCAGAGGATGCGGTCGGGGACGATGCGCCGTCAGCGCTGCCGGAGCTGCTGGTCAGTGACGGGTTGCAGCAACTGTTGCAGTCGGGTGAGCCGCTGCTGTTGCTGTGCCTGATGCCGGGCGGAGGCAGCTTCAATCATTGCGCCGAGTCCGTGTGCAGTTGCCGGCTGCTCACCGCGCTCGATCAGAGCAGCGCACGATGA
- a CDS encoding MATE family efflux transporter: protein MSSLLTDWRDRPTHRKVWALAAPMILSNISVPLVALVDSTVIGHLPHAHQLGAVAVGASLYTFLAWAMGFLRMGTTGFAAQAAGRSDGAALRQILLQGLLLAMGLAVVLGCLGVPLSGVALHFMQPSAELEQLTREFFHTRLFGLPAALATYALVGWFLGTQNARAPLAILLSTNLINIVLNLWFVIGLDWGVVGSARASVIAEWSGALLGLWLTRTALRAYPGQIIWSALKVWQSWRPLLAVNRDIFIRSLALQSVFFLITVQGARLGDATVAANALLLNGLLLTAHALDGLAHAVEALCGHAIGAGDRLALRRSLVVAGGWSLIASLGFAVLFLLAGHLFIEMQTDIQSVRDTAFVYLPYLAVLPLIAVWSYLLDGLFIGATRAREMRNGMLLTVLLLLPFAWLLQDLGNHGLWISFLLFMVLRSVTLGAQALWLKRNDGWFSGKAH, encoded by the coding sequence ATGTCCTCTCTGCTTACCGACTGGCGCGACCGCCCGACTCACCGCAAGGTATGGGCGCTTGCCGCGCCGATGATCCTGTCCAATATTTCCGTGCCGCTGGTGGCGCTGGTCGACAGCACCGTCATCGGTCACCTGCCGCACGCCCATCAACTCGGCGCGGTAGCGGTCGGCGCCAGTCTGTACACGTTCCTGGCCTGGGCGATGGGTTTTCTGCGCATGGGCACCACCGGTTTTGCCGCGCAAGCTGCCGGGCGCAGCGATGGCGCGGCGTTGCGCCAGATTCTGTTGCAGGGCCTGTTGCTGGCGATGGGGCTGGCGGTCGTGCTCGGCTGTCTCGGTGTGCCGCTCAGCGGTGTGGCGCTGCACTTCATGCAGCCGTCAGCGGAACTGGAGCAACTGACCCGGGAGTTTTTCCACACGCGCCTGTTCGGCCTGCCCGCAGCGCTGGCGACGTACGCGCTGGTCGGCTGGTTCCTCGGCACGCAGAACGCGCGGGCGCCGCTGGCGATTCTGCTGAGCACCAACCTGATCAACATCGTCCTCAATCTGTGGTTTGTCATCGGCCTGGACTGGGGCGTGGTCGGCTCCGCCCGCGCTTCGGTGATCGCCGAATGGAGCGGCGCCCTGCTCGGCCTGTGGCTGACGCGCACGGCGTTGCGCGCCTATCCGGGGCAGATCATCTGGTCGGCGCTGAAAGTCTGGCAGAGCTGGCGCCCGCTGCTGGCGGTCAACCGTGACATCTTCATCCGCAGCCTCGCCCTGCAATCGGTATTTTTCCTGATCACCGTGCAAGGTGCCCGGCTGGGCGATGCGACCGTGGCGGCCAACGCGCTGCTGCTTAACGGCCTGCTACTGACGGCCCACGCACTCGATGGACTGGCCCACGCTGTTGAAGCCTTGTGCGGGCATGCCATCGGCGCGGGGGATCGCCTGGCACTGCGTCGGTCACTGGTGGTGGCCGGCGGCTGGTCGCTGATTGCCAGCCTCGGCTTCGCCGTGCTGTTTCTGCTGGCCGGACACTTGTTCATCGAGATGCAGACCGACATCCAGAGTGTGCGCGACACGGCGTTCGTCTACCTGCCTTATCTCGCCGTGCTGCCGCTGATTGCGGTGTGGAGTTACCTGCTCGACGGCCTGTTCATCGGCGCCACCCGCGCCCGGGAAATGCGCAACGGCATGCTGCTGACGGTGCTGCTGTTGCTGCCGTTCGCCTGGCTATTGCAGGACCTGGGCAATCACGGCCTGTGGATATCTTTCCTGCTGTTCATGGTCTTGCGCAGCGTGACCCTTGGCGCGCAAGCCCTGTGGCTGAAACGCAACGATGGCTGGTTCAGCGGCAAGGCTCACTGA
- a CDS encoding DUF4136 domain-containing protein — protein sequence MKAQCGLLLMCLGLAACQGSNPYVAQSRPLPPAPPQAATTFDRSAYPAPPRDYGRYRNWAWRNGQLPPGTAWADSAQVAEAVSNALDQRGLRPMRDNRPADLLVSADLHLETRLRQVRDDYGYYGGYGGYDRYGRGYGMYNSVPIVRTYQEQVVVVRVDLFDAGNGQPVWSASAETGTQGNQSERADAIREAVEKAMAAYPPS from the coding sequence ATGAAAGCTCAATGCGGGTTATTGCTGATGTGTCTGGGGTTGGCCGCCTGTCAGGGCAGCAACCCCTACGTGGCGCAGTCGCGGCCCTTGCCGCCGGCACCGCCGCAAGCTGCCACCACCTTCGACCGCAGCGCCTACCCGGCGCCGCCGCGTGATTACGGGCGCTACCGCAACTGGGCCTGGCGCAACGGGCAGTTGCCGCCGGGCACGGCGTGGGCCGATTCGGCGCAAGTGGCCGAGGCGGTCAGCAACGCCCTCGACCAGCGCGGCTTGCGGCCGATGCGCGACAACCGCCCGGCCGACCTGCTGGTCAGCGCCGATCTGCATCTGGAAACCCGCTTGCGCCAGGTCCGCGACGATTACGGCTACTACGGCGGATACGGCGGCTATGATCGTTATGGTCGCGGTTACGGCATGTACAACTCCGTTCCGATCGTGCGCACTTATCAGGAGCAGGTCGTGGTGGTGCGGGTCGATCTGTTCGATGCCGGCAACGGTCAGCCGGTGTGGAGCGCCAGCGCCGAAACCGGCACCCAGGGCAATCAGAGCGAACGCGCCGATGCGATTCGCGAGGCTGTGGAAAAAGCCATGGCGGCGTATCCTCCCAGCTGA
- a CDS encoding MazG-like family protein, whose product MNLVELTERLHAIRDRNDWRQFHSPKNLAMAASVEMAELVEIFQWLTEDQSRQLPADKLAHAGQEVGDIVLYLLLLCSELGLDMNEVVRAKLADSERRFS is encoded by the coding sequence ATGAACCTTGTTGAACTGACCGAACGCCTGCACGCCATTCGCGACCGCAATGACTGGCGGCAATTTCACAGCCCGAAAAACCTCGCCATGGCCGCCAGCGTGGAAATGGCCGAGCTGGTGGAAATCTTCCAGTGGCTGACGGAAGACCAGTCGCGCCAGTTGCCGGCGGACAAACTCGCCCATGCCGGGCAGGAAGTCGGCGATATCGTCCTGTATCTGTTGCTGCTGTGCAGCGAGTTGGGTCTGGACATGAATGAAGTGGTGCGCGCCAAGCTCGCCGACAGCGAACGGCGGTTCAGCTGA
- a CDS encoding pilus assembly protein TadG-related protein → MSRGSQCNGPARQRGAIGLMAAATLSLALVMMLLVVDSGRLYMEQRKLQRVVDTAALEAVSRGGNCLPGLTAASYAGQSALRNGYVVDAANTLATTCGTLATAASGLRSFTVDATQAAAVKVTASRTVTTSFAGGVQALFSATPVSLNTTLNASAVAAKPQPTVAQLNIRSTLASIDTAQSNILNPLFSGLLGGNVNLTALGWDGLLHTDINLLRYLDQLAINLNVGAGNYTQLLNTQATVTQLIQAAATVVQLNGATAQVITALGQLQVAAINAAPVRLGEILQLQTGTTAAGLDANLQLLQLVQGVVQLANSKSAVAATLPVNVLGLAGVTVRVKVIEPPQFSAIGDPARAKADPLGSDRIYVRTAQVRTLLSVNLPVLNGVTGLTNAVLGLVGTLTPTLNALLSLNLVDTLNSVLCLLGAGCEQLDPKLLPSPQIDIALDAGGAKSYVTDYRCPTGDTDSKSLTAATTTSLADLKLGRIDPVAAFSSVAEPTVAPLPLVDLGIITCHRILGIGIGSCDAASRVQYGAGGIALKLDTSVAQTTQNLLFSSTTPFATPANLKLPPSLLPAAPTSNIVGSLANTLSGINLIVYKPVGSNPLGAIVTGVASLISDVTNRLLPVVTGLISPLLDPLLNNLLQGLGINLMNTEVGANMTCGQTGKAYLVI, encoded by the coding sequence ATGTCGCGAGGATCGCAATGCAACGGCCCGGCCCGGCAACGCGGGGCGATCGGCTTGATGGCGGCTGCCACTCTGAGTCTGGCGCTGGTGATGATGTTGCTGGTGGTCGACAGCGGTCGCCTGTACATGGAACAGCGCAAATTGCAGCGGGTGGTTGATACCGCCGCCCTCGAAGCGGTCAGTCGCGGCGGCAATTGCCTGCCCGGGCTGACCGCCGCCAGTTATGCCGGGCAAAGTGCGCTGCGCAATGGTTACGTGGTGGACGCCGCCAATACACTCGCGACCACCTGCGGCACGCTGGCCACCGCTGCCAGCGGTTTGCGCAGTTTCACCGTCGATGCCACACAAGCGGCTGCGGTGAAAGTCACCGCCAGCCGCACGGTCACCACCAGTTTTGCCGGCGGTGTGCAGGCGCTGTTCAGCGCCACGCCGGTCAGCCTCAACACCACACTCAATGCTTCGGCAGTTGCCGCCAAACCGCAGCCGACCGTCGCCCAACTGAATATTCGCAGCACCCTCGCCAGCATCGACACGGCGCAGTCGAACATCCTCAATCCGCTGTTTTCCGGGCTGCTCGGCGGCAACGTCAACCTCACGGCGTTGGGCTGGGACGGTTTGCTGCATACCGACATCAACCTGCTCAGATACCTCGATCAACTGGCGATCAACCTCAACGTCGGCGCCGGCAACTACACGCAGTTGCTCAACACCCAGGCAACAGTGACGCAACTGATTCAGGCAGCGGCGACGGTGGTGCAACTCAACGGCGCGACCGCGCAAGTGATCACCGCGCTGGGGCAGTTGCAGGTCGCCGCGATCAACGCGGCGCCGGTCAGACTGGGCGAGATCCTGCAATTGCAAACCGGCACAACGGCGGCGGGACTGGATGCCAATCTGCAATTGCTGCAACTGGTGCAAGGCGTGGTGCAACTGGCCAACAGCAAGAGCGCGGTGGCGGCGACCCTGCCGGTCAATGTGCTGGGGCTGGCCGGTGTCACGGTGCGGGTGAAGGTGATCGAGCCGCCGCAGTTCTCGGCGATTGGCGACCCGGCGCGGGCCAAGGCCGATCCATTGGGATCCGATCGGATTTATGTACGCACTGCGCAGGTGCGCACGCTGTTGTCGGTGAATTTGCCGGTGCTGAACGGGGTGACCGGGTTGACCAATGCAGTCCTCGGCCTGGTCGGTACGTTGACGCCGACACTCAATGCATTGCTGAGCCTGAACCTGGTGGACACGCTCAACTCAGTGCTCTGCCTGTTGGGTGCCGGTTGCGAACAGCTCGATCCGAAACTGCTGCCGTCGCCGCAAATCGATATCGCCCTGGATGCCGGCGGGGCGAAAAGCTATGTCACCGATTACCGCTGCCCGACCGGCGATACCGACAGCAAAAGCCTGACTGCCGCCACCACGACTTCTCTGGCTGATCTCAAACTCGGCAGGATCGATCCCGTCGCGGCGTTCTCTTCAGTCGCCGAACCAACGGTGGCGCCGTTGCCGCTGGTCGATCTCGGCATCATCACCTGCCACAGGATCCTCGGCATCGGCATCGGCAGTTGCGATGCCGCCTCCCGCGTCCAGTACGGCGCTGGCGGCATCGCCCTAAAACTCGACACCAGCGTCGCGCAAACCACGCAGAACCTGCTGTTCTCCAGTACCACGCCCTTCGCCACCCCGGCCAATCTAAAACTGCCGCCGAGTCTGCTGCCCGCCGCGCCGACCAGCAACATCGTCGGCAGTCTGGCGAACACCCTGTCCGGCATCAACCTGATCGTTTACAAACCCGTCGGCAGCAATCCGCTGGGCGCCATCGTCACGGGCGTCGCCTCTTTGATCAGCGATGTCACCAACCGGCTGTTGCCGGTGGTCACCGGGTTGATCAGCCCCTTGCTCGACCCGCTGCTGAACAATCTGCTCCAAGGCCTGGGCATCAATCTGATGAACACCGAGGTGGGCGCCAACATGACCTGCGGGCAGACCGGCAAGGCTTATCTGGTGATCTGA